One stretch of Deltaproteobacteria bacterium DNA includes these proteins:
- a CDS encoding nicotinate-nucleotide adenylyltransferase — MPRKRLGIFGGTFDPIHLGHLRAALEAQEAFGLETVHFVPSFRAPHKATGGIAASADRFAMTALAVENTPGFVASDVETSRPVPSYTIETLSFFRDKYPNWERFFLVGLDAFLEIHTWKEYESLFPLARFVVMNRPGFAEPGRRAMEAYISARLAPILEKAGDKSLGIEYFACTSLAISSSAIRRAVAGRRSIRFLVTDAVFHYIQEKGLYL, encoded by the coding sequence ATGCCGCGCAAAAGGCTGGGCATATTCGGCGGGACCTTCGACCCCATCCACCTGGGGCATTTAAGGGCCGCTCTGGAGGCGCAGGAGGCGTTCGGGCTGGAAACGGTCCATTTCGTGCCTTCCTTCCGGGCTCCCCACAAGGCCACCGGAGGTATTGCCGCAAGCGCCGACCGCTTCGCCATGACGGCGCTTGCCGTGGAAAACACGCCCGGCTTCGTGGCCTCGGACGTGGAGACCAGTCGCCCGGTTCCGTCCTATACCATTGAAACGCTTTCCTTTTTCCGGGACAAATATCCCAACTGGGAGCGCTTTTTCCTGGTGGGGCTGGACGCCTTTCTGGAAATCCACACATGGAAGGAATACGAGAGCCTTTTTCCCCTTGCACGGTTCGTGGTGATGAACCGTCCGGGCTTTGCGGAACCGGGCCGAAGGGCGATGGAGGCGTATATTTCCGCCCGCCTTGCCCCGATCCTGGAAAAGGCTGGTGACAAAAGCCTGGGAATCGAGTATTTTGCTTGCACCAGCCTTGCCATCTCGTCTTCAGCCATACGCCGGGCCGTGGCCGGGAGGCGCAGCATACGTTTTCTGGTCACCGACGCCGTGTTTCACTACATTCAAGAAAAAGGTCTTTACCTGTGA
- a CDS encoding glutamate-5-semialdehyde dehydrogenase — MRDSIEKMAKAAREASRKMAACPGTVKNAVLGSIAKKLKAQADKIKAENAKDVAEARERGLSSAMIDRLTVTDKVIAGMIQGLSEVAALADPIGSLTETVVRPNGLEVARMRIPLGVVCMIYESRPNVTVDSAGLCLKAGNAVILRGGSEAIRSNRILGDIIREALSENGLPENCVQVVPVTDREAVKILLACEEEIDLVIPRGGEGLIRFVCEHSRIPVLKHYKGVCHVYVDSGCDLAMAEKIVMNAKVQRPGVCNALETLLVHKDEAEQFLALAGKSLKGAGVEIRGCPKTCAVLPWAKAAAETDYGFEFLDLILAVKVVANMDEALDHIARYGSQHSEAIVTTSLERAKRFVREADASMVAVNASTRFNDGGQLGLGAEIGISTSKLHAFGPMGVDELTAKKFVVMGSGQVRS; from the coding sequence ATGCGTGACTCCATCGAAAAAATGGCCAAGGCCGCGCGGGAAGCCTCCCGAAAAATGGCCGCCTGCCCCGGAACCGTCAAGAACGCGGTTTTGGGCTCGATCGCCAAAAAATTAAAAGCCCAGGCTGACAAGATCAAGGCCGAAAACGCCAAAGACGTTGCGGAAGCAAGGGAGCGCGGGCTTTCCTCAGCCATGATCGACCGCCTTACGGTAACCGACAAGGTGATAGCCGGGATGATCCAGGGCCTTTCCGAGGTCGCGGCCCTAGCCGATCCCATAGGAAGCCTCACCGAAACCGTGGTGCGCCCCAACGGCCTGGAAGTGGCCCGGATGCGCATTCCCTTGGGTGTGGTGTGCATGATCTACGAGTCCCGCCCCAACGTCACCGTGGATTCGGCGGGCCTGTGTCTGAAGGCCGGAAACGCCGTGATACTCCGGGGCGGCTCGGAGGCCATACGCTCCAACCGCATACTTGGCGACATAATCCGCGAAGCCCTTTCGGAAAACGGCCTGCCCGAAAACTGCGTTCAGGTGGTGCCGGTCACCGACCGGGAGGCGGTGAAGATTCTGCTTGCCTGCGAGGAAGAGATCGACCTCGTGATTCCCAGAGGCGGCGAGGGCCTTATACGCTTTGTCTGCGAGCATTCGCGGATTCCGGTTTTGAAGCACTACAAGGGCGTGTGCCACGTTTACGTTGACTCTGGCTGCGACCTCGCCATGGCCGAAAAAATCGTGATGAACGCCAAGGTCCAGAGGCCGGGGGTGTGCAATGCCCTGGAAACCCTTCTGGTCCACAAGGATGAGGCGGAACAATTCCTGGCCCTGGCGGGAAAAAGCCTCAAAGGCGCTGGCGTGGAAATAAGGGGCTGCCCCAAGACCTGCGCCGTTCTTCCCTGGGCCAAGGCGGCCGCTGAGACCGATTACGGCTTCGAGTTCCTTGACCTGATCCTGGCCGTGAAGGTGGTGGCGAACATGGACGAGGCCCTTGACCACATCGCCCGTTACGGCTCCCAGCATTCAGAGGCCATAGTGACCACAAGCCTTGAACGCGCCAAGCGTTTCGTGCGGGAGGCCGACGCAAGCATGGTGGCGGTGAACGCCTCCACCCGTTTCAACGACGGCGGCCAGCTTGGCCTTGGGGCGGAGATCGGAATCTCCACCTCCAAGCTCCACGCCTTCGGCCCAATGGGTGTTGACGAGCTGACGGCGAAAAAATTCGTGGTGATGGGGAGTGGGCAGGTGAGGTCCTGA
- the proB gene encoding glutamate 5-kinase → MQGRDIETRGGRGALPAARRVVVKVGSAVLTAEDGLDLAAIAELSRQISSLWDQGREVILVSSGAVAAGMRRMGIAKKPAVMREKQAVAAVGQGALIRKYEKAFEEHGKIVAQVLLAGYDLSRRVSYLNARNTLSTLLAWKVTPIINENDTVATEELKFGDNDNLSAMMAHLLDADALVILTDIDGLYTSDPRTDPSARLVPELSCTGKKGRDIVCAGSGSAVGTGGMASKVAAAKKATDAGIPVAITNGKKPGTLLSVLSGENCGTFFPPSEKRMARRQCWLAWAARPKGVLVVDEGAEKALVTGKKSLLPVGVKEVSGVFSEGSPVAVKARNGKIIAKGLSSFSSADILRIMGKPSSMIEEILGGRQHDEVVHRDNLVLIDEAKEADKDSTNA, encoded by the coding sequence ATGCAAGGCAGGGATATCGAAACCAGGGGCGGACGCGGGGCCCTTCCGGCGGCCCGCCGGGTGGTGGTGAAGGTGGGGAGCGCCGTGCTCACCGCCGAAGACGGCCTGGACCTTGCCGCCATCGCCGAGCTTAGCCGCCAGATATCCTCGCTGTGGGACCAGGGCCGGGAGGTCATCCTGGTGTCCTCCGGGGCAGTGGCTGCGGGAATGCGCCGCATGGGCATAGCCAAAAAGCCCGCCGTGATGCGCGAAAAGCAGGCCGTGGCCGCAGTGGGCCAGGGGGCTTTAATCCGCAAGTACGAAAAGGCCTTCGAGGAGCACGGAAAAATCGTGGCCCAGGTGCTTCTTGCGGGTTACGACCTCTCGCGCCGGGTCAGCTATCTGAACGCCAGAAACACCCTTTCCACGCTTCTTGCCTGGAAGGTGACCCCCATCATCAACGAAAACGACACCGTAGCCACCGAAGAGCTGAAATTCGGCGACAACGACAACCTCTCCGCCATGATGGCGCACCTTCTGGACGCCGACGCCCTGGTGATTCTTACCGACATTGACGGCCTCTACACTTCAGACCCCCGCACGGACCCTTCGGCCCGGCTTGTGCCGGAGCTTTCCTGCACCGGGAAAAAGGGCCGGGATATAGTCTGCGCCGGTTCGGGAAGCGCCGTGGGCACGGGCGGAATGGCCAGCAAGGTGGCTGCTGCCAAAAAGGCCACGGACGCGGGCATTCCGGTTGCAATCACCAACGGCAAAAAGCCGGGAACGCTACTTAGCGTGCTTTCCGGGGAAAATTGCGGCACCTTTTTCCCCCCTTCGGAAAAACGCATGGCCCGCCGCCAGTGCTGGCTCGCCTGGGCCGCCCGGCCCAAGGGGGTTCTGGTTGTGGACGAAGGCGCGGAAAAAGCCCTGGTGACGGGCAAGAAAAGCCTGCTTCCGGTGGGAGTGAAAGAGGTTTCGGGCGTTTTTTCCGAAGGCTCGCCCGTGGCGGTCAAGGCCCGGAACGGGAAAATCATCGCCAAGGGGCTTTCCAGCTTTTCATCGGCGGACATCCTGCGCATCATGGGAAAGCCCTCGTCAATGATCGAAGAAATTCTGGGCGGACGCCAGCATGACGAGGTGGTCCACCGGGACAACCTGGTTCTGATCGACGAAGCAAAAGAAGCTGACAAGGATTCGACCAATGCGTGA
- the obgE gene encoding GTPase ObgE: MRFIDEARLSVRAGHGGAGSVSFRREKFIPRGGPDGGDGGKGGDVIFAVTRDHRTLAHFRHKVRFEAENGLNGAGVQKTGHGGDDLILEVPPGTLIKDAETGEVLADLTEPGQSFIAVFGGRGGKGNKHFATATHRTPRFAQPGEPGEEKSLVLELKLLADVGLIGLPNAGKSSLIAAISGAKPAIANYPFTTLTPNLGVVESPYGEPFVVADIPGLIEGAHQGLGLGDRFLRHVERTRLLVHVIDAAALSPEDPLAPYSVVRNELLAYNPLLCEKPEIVVLNKSDIPEAADGFRAFVNAFDRDVIFLSAMGRVGTHDFMLLLARKVAALDKKAKEAALEEENSDRRY, encoded by the coding sequence GTGCGATTCATAGACGAGGCAAGGCTTTCCGTTCGGGCCGGACACGGCGGGGCCGGAAGCGTGAGTTTCCGGCGGGAGAAGTTCATCCCCAGAGGCGGCCCTGACGGCGGCGACGGCGGCAAGGGCGGCGACGTGATTTTTGCCGTCACCCGCGACCACCGCACCCTGGCCCATTTCCGCCACAAGGTCCGTTTTGAGGCCGAAAACGGGCTTAACGGCGCGGGCGTCCAGAAGACCGGCCACGGCGGGGACGATCTTATCCTGGAAGTGCCTCCAGGCACGCTTATCAAAGATGCCGAAACCGGCGAGGTCCTTGCAGACCTCACCGAACCCGGCCAGAGCTTTATAGCGGTCTTTGGCGGCAGGGGGGGCAAGGGCAACAAGCACTTCGCCACGGCCACCCACCGGACCCCGCGTTTCGCCCAGCCCGGAGAGCCGGGCGAGGAAAAAAGCCTCGTCCTGGAACTGAAGCTTTTGGCCGACGTGGGCCTCATCGGCCTTCCCAACGCTGGAAAATCCAGCCTCATAGCCGCCATTTCCGGGGCCAAACCCGCCATCGCCAACTACCCCTTCACCACCCTTACGCCGAACCTCGGAGTCGTGGAAAGCCCCTACGGAGAGCCCTTCGTGGTGGCGGACATCCCCGGTCTCATAGAAGGCGCGCACCAGGGCCTGGGCCTTGGAGACCGCTTTTTGCGCCACGTGGAGCGCACGAGGCTCCTGGTCCACGTGATCGACGCTGCGGCCCTTTCCCCTGAAGATCCCTTGGCCCCATACTCTGTTGTAAGAAACGAGCTTTTGGCCTATAATCCCCTTCTATGCGAAAAGCCCGAAATCGTGGTGCTCAACAAGAGCGACATCCCGGAGGCAGCCGACGGTTTCCGCGCCTTTGTGAACGCCTTTGACCGTGACGTGATCTTCCTCTCGGCCATGGGGCGGGTGGGAACCCATGATTTCATGCTCCTTCTGGCCCGGAAGGTGGCGGCCCTGGACAAAAAGGCAAAAGAGGCGGCGCTGGAAGAGGAAAATTCCGACAGGCGATATTAG
- the rpmA gene encoding 50S ribosomal protein L27: protein MAHKKAGSSSRNGRDSAGQRRGVKRYGGEKVRAGNILIRQVGTKIHPGNNVGMGKDYTLFALIDGRVTFERYDRTRKKVSVYAEAASDVAAEAVAAS from the coding sequence ATGGCGCACAAAAAGGCAGGCTCCAGTTCCCGCAATGGCCGCGATTCGGCAGGGCAGCGCAGGGGCGTAAAGCGTTACGGCGGCGAAAAGGTCCGGGCGGGCAACATTCTCATCCGCCAGGTGGGCACGAAGATTCATCCGGGCAACAACGTGGGCATGGGCAAGGATTACACCCTGTTCGCCCTCATTGACGGACGGGTGACCTTTGAGCGCTACGACCGCACCCGCAAGAAGGTGAGCGTTTACGCAGAAGCCGCTTCCGATGTTGCGGCGGAAGCAGTCGCCGCGTCTTAA
- the rplU gene encoding 50S ribosomal protein L21 — protein MYAIIATGGKQYRVTEGETLRVEKLVGDKGQSVSFDKVLLVSDGENLTIGRPYVENALVTAGIVEQDKAKKVLVFKTKRRKRYRRLNGHRQPFTSVRIQKIDTGLSAAPVVPEGAEAVQVEA, from the coding sequence ATGTACGCCATCATTGCTACCGGCGGAAAACAATACCGCGTCACCGAAGGCGAAACCCTTCGCGTGGAGAAACTTGTCGGGGACAAGGGCCAGAGCGTCAGCTTCGACAAGGTCCTACTGGTTTCCGACGGCGAAAACCTCACCATCGGGCGTCCCTACGTGGAAAACGCCCTGGTGACGGCTGGAATCGTTGAGCAGGACAAGGCCAAGAAGGTCCTGGTTTTCAAGACCAAGCGCCGTAAGCGCTATCGCCGCCTTAACGGCCATCGCCAGCCCTTCACCTCGGTGAGGATCCAAAAGATCGATACCGGCCTGTCGGCGGCCCCGGTTGTGCCAGAGGGCGCGGAAGCCGTGCAGGTCGAAGCCTGA
- a CDS encoding DUF1566 domain-containing protein, producing the protein MQRFVLQDGAVKDNQTGLVWARDASISEFPLAWKEAFDFIGELNRSLFLGFDDWKLPNRRELFSLVSHQLINPCLPPGHPFVNVENTYYWTSTTCARLPEQAWYVHFGGARVFKGMKDVSYMVWPVRGAAGYKISREKWRGATPLAARFSVLGQTVTDRATGLVWTKSADCANGPLDWESAFKEVERMNREERFGFRNWRIPGISELETLVDLDRHSPAIPAGHPFSEVRDFHWSSTTSKYDETYAWALYLRDGALGVGVKTSPEFYLWAVMDGDAHGLPT; encoded by the coding sequence ATGCAAAGATTCGTCCTTCAAGACGGCGCGGTTAAGGACAATCAAACCGGTCTTGTCTGGGCGCGGGATGCTTCCATCAGCGAGTTTCCACTTGCCTGGAAAGAAGCCTTCGATTTTATCGGGGAGCTTAACCGCTCTCTTTTTCTCGGCTTCGACGACTGGAAGCTCCCCAACCGACGGGAGCTTTTCAGTCTCGTAAGCCACCAGTTAATCAATCCCTGCCTGCCCCCGGGTCACCCGTTCGTAAACGTGGAAAACACCTATTACTGGACCTCCACCACCTGCGCGAGGTTGCCGGAACAGGCTTGGTACGTGCACTTCGGCGGAGCCCGCGTGTTCAAGGGAATGAAGGACGTCTCCTACATGGTCTGGCCGGTGCGGGGGGCGGCGGGATACAAAATTTCGCGCGAAAAATGGCGCGGCGCAACACCCCTGGCTGCGAGGTTTTCCGTTCTCGGCCAAACAGTGACGGACCGCGCAACCGGACTTGTCTGGACAAAAAGCGCCGACTGCGCCAATGGTCCGCTCGACTGGGAATCGGCATTCAAAGAAGTGGAAAGGATGAACCGGGAGGAAAGATTCGGTTTCCGCAACTGGCGGATTCCGGGAATATCCGAGCTTGAAACCCTGGTGGACCTGGATCGGCACTCCCCGGCCATTCCTGCCGGGCATCCGTTTTCGGAGGTTCGGGACTTCCATTGGTCATCCACCACAAGCAAGTACGACGAAACCTACGCATGGGCGCTTTATCTGCGCGACGGAGCCCTGGGCGTGGGGGTCAAAACATCGCCCGAATTTTACCTCTGGGCCGTAATGGACGGAGATGCCCACGGGCTTCCGACATAA
- a CDS encoding AAA family ATPase, whose protein sequence is MIRRIEAFNYRCLKKIDCRLDDFQILVGQNASGKTTFLDVVTFLGDLVRDGLDAAIDNRTSNFHDLVWGRKGDRFELSIESEIPEKYRSILEMDFSLVRYEISFGLSENGELCILAERGVLKNDELPTISQEKLIFPDAPPDVSTILSHVRNPKFRTVFSKVLGKNDNYYSETYKEKGKGWKPSMRLGPRRSTLGNLPEDESNLPVSTWLKNLLAEGVQQIVLNSQLIKRASPPGQARQFKPDGSNLAWVVQKLKDEAPERFSDWVRHVRSTLPDIVDIRTVLREEDRHRYIMVKYDSGLDAPSWMLSDGTLRMLALTIIAYMPDFSGVYLIEEPENGIHPGAVQAVFASLQSVYDAQILLATHSPVILSMAEARQVLCFAKTKAGYVDIVRGDRHPNLREWQGETNLGELFAGGVLG, encoded by the coding sequence ATGATCCGCCGGATTGAAGCCTTTAATTATCGATGCTTGAAAAAGATTGATTGCAGGCTTGATGATTTTCAAATTCTCGTGGGCCAGAACGCCAGCGGAAAGACGACGTTTCTCGATGTAGTAACGTTTCTCGGAGACCTTGTAAGAGATGGATTAGATGCAGCAATCGATAACAGGACGAGCAATTTTCACGATCTTGTGTGGGGCCGCAAGGGTGATCGATTTGAGCTATCCATAGAATCGGAAATCCCGGAAAAGTATCGCTCCATTTTGGAGATGGATTTTTCTCTAGTACGATATGAAATTTCATTCGGACTTTCAGAAAATGGCGAACTGTGTATTTTGGCGGAACGCGGTGTTTTGAAAAATGACGAGCTGCCAACAATATCCCAGGAAAAATTAATTTTCCCGGACGCGCCGCCTGATGTCAGTACGATCTTGAGCCATGTGAGAAACCCGAAATTCAGAACCGTTTTTTCTAAAGTTTTGGGTAAAAATGACAACTATTACTCCGAAACATACAAGGAAAAAGGCAAAGGTTGGAAGCCTTCAATGCGGCTTGGGCCAAGGCGAAGCACCCTTGGCAATCTACCGGAAGACGAATCCAACCTTCCGGTCAGCACATGGCTGAAAAACCTGCTTGCTGAAGGCGTCCAGCAGATTGTCCTGAACAGCCAATTGATTAAGCGGGCAAGCCCTCCGGGACAAGCCCGCCAGTTCAAGCCGGACGGCTCCAATCTCGCATGGGTGGTGCAGAAACTAAAAGATGAGGCGCCGGAGAGGTTTTCCGATTGGGTCAGGCACGTTCGCTCCACACTTCCCGATATTGTGGATATCCGCACAGTTCTGCGCGAAGAGGACCGCCACCGCTATATTATGGTGAAATACGACAGTGGCCTGGACGCGCCGTCATGGATGCTTTCCGACGGCACCCTTCGGATGCTTGCCCTAACCATTATAGCATATATGCCGGATTTTTCGGGGGTCTACCTCATAGAGGAGCCTGAAAACGGAATACATCCAGGAGCGGTGCAAGCGGTTTTCGCCTCCTTGCAGTCGGTTTATGACGCTCAAATCCTTTTGGCCACACATTCCCCTGTAATTTTGAGCATGGCTGAAGCAAGGCAGGTTTTATGTTTTGCAAAGACCAAAGCCGGTTACGTTGACATTGTTCGCGGAGACCGTCATCCAAATCTGCGCGAGTGGCAGGGGGAAACCAATCTGGGGGAGCTGTTTGCCGGGGGTGTTTTGGGATGA
- a CDS encoding acetyl-CoA C-acetyltransferase gives MNEAVIVSGARTAIGSFGGVLKDVGVVSLGSIVLKETLKRAGLRPVAEGAMLATAPEKIQENGLIPLEKESYNWDQTLTPVAVDEVIMGNVLVAGQGQNPARQSMIKAGICRQTPAFTVNKVCASGLKAIALGAQSIMTGQSEVVLAGGQESMSNVPLALPKARWGYRMELTGTGEITDLMVFDGLYEIFYGYHMGVTAENIARLYEISRKEQDELGVLSHARARAAIANGTFAQEIVPVVIKGRKGDVIVDTDERPMDTDMEKMGKLKPAFAKDGTVTAGNASGINDGAASVLLMSAKKAKDLGLAPIVKVKSFASAGLDPAYMGLGPIPAIKKALSAAGMGINDIDVIELNEAFASQAIACMKELGIPVDKPNPLGSGISLGHPIGATGARQMVSLVNQMKRVNAKTGLVSMCIGGGMGMAMIVEAV, from the coding sequence ATGAACGAGGCAGTTATCGTAAGCGGCGCAAGAACCGCCATCGGCTCCTTCGGCGGGGTTCTGAAGGATGTGGGCGTGGTAAGCCTTGGAAGCATTGTTTTGAAGGAAACCCTCAAAAGGGCCGGGCTCCGCCCTGTGGCCGAAGGGGCGATGCTGGCCACGGCTCCTGAAAAAATCCAGGAAAACGGCCTGATTCCCCTTGAAAAGGAATCCTACAACTGGGACCAGACCCTGACCCCGGTGGCGGTGGACGAAGTCATAATGGGCAACGTGCTCGTCGCGGGCCAGGGCCAGAACCCGGCCCGTCAGTCCATGATAAAGGCGGGCATCTGCCGCCAGACGCCGGCCTTCACGGTGAACAAGGTCTGCGCGTCGGGCCTGAAAGCCATAGCCCTTGGGGCCCAGTCCATCATGACCGGCCAGAGCGAGGTTGTGCTTGCGGGCGGCCAGGAGAGCATGTCGAACGTGCCCCTCGCCCTTCCCAAGGCCCGCTGGGGCTACCGCATGGAGCTAACCGGAACGGGCGAGATCACCGATCTCATGGTATTTGACGGCCTTTACGAAATCTTCTACGGCTACCACATGGGCGTCACCGCCGAAAACATAGCGCGCCTGTATGAAATAAGCCGCAAGGAGCAGGATGAACTCGGCGTGCTTTCCCACGCCCGCGCAAGGGCGGCCATCGCAAACGGCACCTTTGCCCAGGAAATCGTTCCGGTGGTGATAAAGGGCAGAAAAGGCGACGTCATAGTTGACACCGACGAGCGCCCCATGGACACCGACATGGAGAAAATGGGCAAGTTGAAGCCCGCCTTTGCCAAGGACGGCACCGTCACAGCCGGAAACGCCTCCGGCATCAACGACGGCGCGGCCTCGGTGCTGCTCATGAGCGCGAAAAAGGCCAAGGACTTGGGCCTTGCCCCCATCGTGAAGGTGAAGTCCTTCGCCTCGGCGGGCCTCGACCCGGCCTACATGGGCTTAGGGCCGATACCGGCCATCAAAAAGGCCCTTTCAGCCGCCGGAATGGGAATCAACGACATTGACGTGATAGAGCTTAACGAGGCATTCGCCTCCCAGGCCATAGCCTGCATGAAGGAACTCGGCATTCCGGTGGACAAGCCCAACCCGCTCGGCTCCGGCATTTCCCTTGGGCATCCCATTGGGGCCACGGGAGCGCGCCAGATGGTGAGCCTTGTCAACCAGATGAAGCGGGTAAACGCCAAAACCGGCCTGGTCTCCATGTGCATAGGCGGCGGGATGGGCATGGCGATGATCGTTGAGGCCGTCTGA
- a CDS encoding NRDE family protein yields the protein MYFFAINVNPRFPVIVAGNRDEFLERGSKAAHFWPSPPDMLAGRDERDGGTWMGVNRKGRWALLTNFRDPSSVRADRPSRGGLVTDFLCGEKPPEEWLLCVEKEAAQYNPFNLVAASGADIFWFSSRLTGVRRLGDSVPKGWSPFSTCWLTRKPRRTTNCRIRAWGSISSGFCRRFS from the coding sequence GTGTATTTTTTCGCGATAAACGTCAATCCGCGTTTTCCGGTCATTGTGGCCGGTAACCGGGACGAGTTCCTGGAGCGCGGCTCCAAGGCGGCGCATTTCTGGCCTTCGCCTCCGGACATGCTGGCGGGGCGCGACGAGAGGGACGGCGGGACCTGGATGGGAGTGAACAGAAAGGGCCGCTGGGCGCTTCTGACCAACTTCCGCGACCCGTCTTCGGTCAGGGCCGACCGGCCAAGCCGGGGAGGGCTGGTAACCGATTTTCTGTGCGGAGAAAAACCGCCCGAAGAGTGGCTTCTTTGCGTGGAGAAAGAAGCGGCCCAATACAACCCCTTCAATCTCGTTGCTGCCAGCGGGGCCGACATATTCTGGTTTTCAAGCAGGTTGACGGGGGTAAGGAGGCTAGGGGACAGCGTCCCGAAAGGTTGGAGCCCCTTTTCGACATGCTGGCTGACACGGAAACCGCGCCGGACGACAAACTGCCGGATACGGGCGTGGGGCTCGATTTCGAGCGGATTCTGTCGTCGGTTTTCGTGA
- a CDS encoding NRDE family protein: protein MLADTETAPDDKLPDTGVGLDFERILSSVFVKSPVYGTRCSTVLLIDHKGVLTFSERTYNNCGPGDFTGAAFSFRTRI, encoded by the coding sequence ATGCTGGCTGACACGGAAACCGCGCCGGACGACAAACTGCCGGATACGGGCGTGGGGCTCGATTTCGAGCGGATTCTGTCGTCGGTTTTCGTGAAAAGCCCGGTTTACGGAACAAGGTGCTCCACCGTGCTTTTGATCGACCACAAAGGAGTTCTCACGTTTTCCGAGCGCACCTATAACAACTGCGGCCCCGGCGATTTCACCGGGGCCGCGTTCTCTTTTCGAACTCGAATCTGA
- a CDS encoding hemerythrin family protein: MAFFIWKDDYSVKVNQLDDQHKRLFTMLDEVYDKMMEFKGGETVASVLSGIVNYTMTHLADEERLMQSYGYPEYATHKLAHDNLKARVQEYLDKEARGERVDLIDVALFLKNWLFSHIAEVDKRYSAYFNSQGLS; this comes from the coding sequence ATGGCTTTTTTCATCTGGAAGGACGACTACTCGGTAAAGGTCAACCAGCTTGACGACCAGCACAAGCGGCTCTTCACCATGCTGGACGAGGTTTACGACAAGATGATGGAGTTCAAGGGCGGCGAGACCGTGGCCTCGGTGCTTTCGGGCATAGTGAACTACACCATGACGCATCTGGCCGACGAAGAACGCCTGATGCAGAGCTACGGGTATCCCGAATACGCCACCCACAAGCTGGCCCACGACAATCTCAAAGCCAGGGTGCAGGAGTATCTTGACAAGGAAGCGCGCGGCGAGCGGGTCGATCTCATCGACGTTGCGCTCTTTCTCAAAAATTGGCTCTTCAGCCATATAGCTGAAGTGGACAAGCGCTACAGCGCTTACTTCAATTCCCAAGGCTTAAGCTGA
- a CDS encoding lipid-binding SYLF domain-containing protein produces the protein MRKIIAVAAILASVILFTSPSFAGKSEGTERISDSVAAFNDLMESDETAIPEEILAKCKAVAIFPGMKKIGWGIGAMQGFGLVMAKDEKGEWSAPAFFRIRALNTGLQIGVQVMDTVIAIMDEKGLKSFMSGDFGVGVDAAVAAGPAKKRKEATTTADLEANLLSYSKVKRGLYAGVAIEGSRIVFQEDDTAAFYGQKLKASEILTEKKVPMPGEAKPLAEALTRAAKPPAKEEKPEAKK, from the coding sequence ATGCGGAAAATTATCGCGGTTGCGGCGATTCTGGCGTCCGTCATTCTTTTCACGAGCCCGTCCTTTGCCGGAAAGTCGGAGGGAACGGAGCGCATTTCAGACTCGGTGGCGGCATTCAACGATCTCATGGAAAGCGACGAAACGGCCATCCCCGAGGAAATCCTGGCAAAATGCAAGGCCGTGGCCATTTTTCCGGGCATGAAGAAGATCGGCTGGGGCATTGGGGCCATGCAGGGATTCGGCCTCGTCATGGCCAAGGACGAGAAGGGCGAGTGGAGCGCCCCGGCCTTTTTCCGCATCAGGGCCTTGAACACCGGGCTTCAGATCGGGGTCCAGGTGATGGACACGGTGATAGCCATCATGGATGAAAAGGGCCTCAAAAGCTTCATGAGCGGCGATTTCGGCGTGGGCGTGGACGCGGCGGTGGCCGCCGGGCCCGCCAAGAAGCGCAAGGAGGCCACTACCACGGCGGACCTTGAGGCAAATCTTTTAAGCTACTCCAAGGTTAAGCGCGGCCTGTACGCCGGGGTGGCCATAGAGGGCTCCCGCATCGTGTTTCAGGAGGACGACACCGCCGCCTTCTACGGCCAGAAACTGAAGGCATCGGAAATCCTCACGGAAAAGAAGGTCCCCATGCCCGGCGAGGCCAAGCCCCTGGCCGAAGCCCTGACCAGGGCCGCCAAGCCGCCCGCCAAGGAGGAAAAACCGGAAGCGAAAAAATAA